One genomic window of Corallococcus exiguus includes the following:
- the trhA gene encoding PAQR family membrane homeostasis protein TrhA, which produces MEESLKPRLRGLSHVIAFVAALVGCVRMAQLPVHGVQYAANLVFGGSMVLMFGVSGGYHWPTWSAATYQRIRRFDHAAIFILIAGSFTPLATLDPMGGLSQRLLWVMWGAALTGATLTLAGISASRGLRSGLYVALGCVAAPVFWNLPGVMGQGRVGWLFVGAMLYAVGAVVYARRWPDPIPHVFGYHEVFHVMVVAAAATHYAVLLDFVGR; this is translated from the coding sequence ATGGAAGAGAGTCTGAAGCCCCGGTTGCGCGGCCTGTCCCACGTCATCGCGTTCGTGGCGGCGCTGGTGGGCTGCGTGAGGATGGCGCAGCTGCCGGTGCACGGCGTGCAGTACGCGGCGAACCTGGTGTTTGGCGGCAGCATGGTGCTGATGTTCGGAGTGAGCGGGGGCTATCACTGGCCCACCTGGAGCGCGGCGACGTACCAGCGGATCCGCCGGTTCGACCACGCGGCCATCTTCATCCTCATCGCGGGGAGCTTCACGCCGCTGGCGACGTTGGACCCCATGGGGGGCCTGAGCCAGCGGTTGCTCTGGGTGATGTGGGGCGCGGCGCTGACGGGAGCCACGCTGACGCTCGCGGGCATCTCCGCGTCGCGAGGCCTGCGCTCGGGGCTCTACGTGGCGCTGGGCTGCGTGGCGGCCCCGGTGTTCTGGAACCTGCCTGGGGTGATGGGCCAGGGCCGCGTGGGATGGCTCTTCGTCGGGGCCATGCTCTACGCCGTGGGCGCGGTGGTGTACGCGCGCCGTTGGCCGGATCCCATCCCCCACGTCTTCGGCTACCACGAGGTGTTCCACGTCATGGTCGTCGCCGCGGCCGCCACGCACTACGCTGTGCTGCTGGACTTCGTGGGGCGGTAA